CGCCCCTTATTAAAACACCACATAATCTTGTATTAACAACGTTTAATATTAAGGCTTTTTTCATCTTCTCCTGTCCTACTATTGCGCAAAATGGATAATACATATTATATAAATTCCTCCTCATTAACATTTTAAATATTCCAACATATTTTAATATTTTATTCATTTTATAATTTAATAATTATCATCTGAATTATAACATTTGTGAATGATAAATACAACTAACAGAAAATATATATTGAGATTATTTTCACATAATTAAATAAAAATACTTGCATAATAAATTAAAATATGATAATATAAAAAAGTAAGTTTTTAAAGTAAAATAAAATATTTGAAAATGAAGCAAAGGTGTTTCATTAATATATTTATGTGTGTTAATGATGCCTTTGTTTTATTTTGCAATTTTTTACTATTATTAAATGAAAGGAGTTTTATTATGACAGACAACATATTATCAACTATTTATGGCTCAAATGTTTTTAATGATGCAGTAATGAGGGAACGCCTGCCCAAAGCTACTTATAACGCTTTAAGAAAAACTATAGATGAAGGACTCCCTTTAGATCCTGCTGTTGCTGAAGTTGTAGCAAATGCTATGAAAGACTGGGCAATAGAAAAAGGTGCTACACACTTTACACACTGGTTCCAACCATTAACAGGAATAACTGCGGAAAAACATGACTCATTTATATCACCTACAATAGATGGAAAAGTTATCACCATATTCTCTGGAAAAGAGCTAATAAAAGGTGAACCTGATGCTTCTTCTTTTCCTTCCGGCGGATTAAGGGCAACGTTTGAGGCAAGGGGTTATACTGCATGGGATTGTACATCGCCTGCTTTTGTTAAAGATAATATACTTTACATTCCTACAGCCTTTTGCTCATATACAGGTGAAGCGCTTGACCTCAAAACACCGCTTCTTCGTTCTTCAGAGGCATTATCAAAACAGGCTCTTCGTATATTAAGATTATTTAAAAATAATACGGCAAAAAGGGTTATAACAACTGTAGGACCGGAACAGGAATATTTCTTAATAGATAAAAAATTGTATGACAAGCGCAAAGACCTTATACTAACCGGAAGAACATTGTTTGGTGCAAAATCTCCTAAGGGGCAGGAAATGGAAGACCACTATTTTGGCTCCATAAAAGAAAAAGTTTTTTCCTTTATGCAGGAGCTTAATAGAGAACTCTGGAAACTTGGCATTTCTGCAAAAACAGAACATAATGAAGTAGCACCATCACAACATGAACTTGCTCCAGTATATGACACAACAAATATAGCTACAGACCACAATCAACTGACAATGGAAATGATGAAAAAAATCGCTCTAAGACATGGCTTAGTATGTTTATTGCATGAAAAACCATTTGCAGGCGTAAATGGCTCCGGTAAACATAACAACTGGTCAATGAGTACAGATGATGGTTTAAATCTTTTAGACCCCGGAAAAACACCTCATGAAAATGAACAGTTCCTTATATTCTTATGTGCAGTAATAAAAGCAATCGATGAATATGCAGATTTGCTCAGGGTATCCTGTGCATCACCGGGAAATGACCATCGTCTTGGGGCAAATGAAGCACCTCCGGCTATTATTTCAATATTCCTCGGTGAACAGCTTACTGATATTTTAGAACAAATTGCAAATGGAGGCGCCACAAATTCCAAGCAGGGCGGAACACTGAAAATAGGGGTTACGACACTCCCAGAACTTCCAAAGGATTCAACAGATAGAAACAGGACATCGCCATTTGCATTTACAGGCAACAAGTTCGAGTTCAGAATGGTTGGTTCATCTTCCTCAATTGCAACAGCCAATTATATACTTAATACAATAGTAGCTGAAGCGCTTTCGCAAATTTCAGACAGACTTGAAAAAGCTGATAACTTTGATAAAGAAGTAGAAGCAATTTTACAGGAAATTATAAAGGAACACAAAAAAGTAATATTCAATGGCAATGGGTATTCCAATGAATGGATTGAAGAAGCAGAAAAAAGAGGACTCCCAAATATACGATCAATGGTTGATGCAATTCCTGTATTATTAAAGGAAAAAAATGTCGCAGTAATGGAAAAACATGGTGTCCTAAGCAAGGTTGAATTAGAATCACGTTATGAAATTTTACTTGAAAAATATATAAAGACAATAAACATCGAGGCACTGACAATGCTTGATATGGCAAAACGTCAGATATTGCCGGCTGCAATAAAATTTGCAACAAAAATTGCGGAATCAATTAATTCTATTAAAGAAACCGGGCTTAATCTTGAAACAAAACCACAAGAAGAACTCCTTAAAGAAGTTTCTTCATTAACTGCAGAATTTAAAAAGAGAATTACTATTCTTGAAGATGCTGTTAATGGCGCTGCAAAAATAGAAGATGATACATTTAAGCTGGCAAGTTATTATAGAGATGAAATATTTGAAAAAATGAATTCATTAAGAGAAATAGGAGACCAGCTTGAAACAATTGTAGATGCAGAAATTTGGCCATTACCAACATATGCAGATATGTTATTTAACGTATAACTTTGCTGACAGTAATTGATATTTAAAAATGATATTGCCCCTTTAAAAGGTGCAATATCATTTTTTATTTATGAATTATTAAAGTATATCCTTGGTGGAGATAAGGGGATTCGAACCCCTGACCTCTTGAATGCCATTCAAGCGCTCTCCCAACTGAGCTATACCCCCATGCTTTTATGTATGGTGGAGGTGCGGGGAATCGAACCCCGGTCCGAGGGTGTCACAGTAAAAGCTTCTCCAGGTTCATTCACCAATTTGACATTCCCTCCGTGGTTCTCCTGGTGACAAGATAACCACTTCAGTAGCTTCATAAAATCCGGCTTACCTCAAAGCTTTGGCAAACCAGTTCCCCACTAAATCGACGACCAATCCCGTAATGTGGGAATCACAGGTTGAACGGCTACTTACAATTAAGCAGCGTAAGCTAAATTATCGTTTGCGTTTATATTTAAGTCCACCGTTTATCGAGCTGATGGAACCTCGACCTGCTACTCTTACCTCAACTACCCCCGTCGAAACCAGTACACCCCCATGTTAGATATACTGTCTTTCCTTAAAATGTTTTTCAATTTCTCTTTTTGCATCTTTCTTAGCTACTGCTTCTCTCTTATCATAAAGTTTTTTACCTACTGCAACAGCTATTTCAATCTTGATAAGTCCGTGTTTTAAATACACCTTCGTAGGTATCAATGTATATCCTTTTTGAGTTACATACCCCATCAGCTTATTTATTTCATGTCGGTTTAAAAGCAATTTCCGTGTTCTTAAAGGGTCTTTATTGAATATATTGCCTTTTTCATATGGGCTTATATGCATATTGTATAAATAAACCTCATTATTTACAATCCTTGCAAAACCGTCTTTTAAATTTACCTTTCCCATACGTACTGATTTTACTTCTGTCCCTGTAAGTACAATACCAGCTTCATAGGTATCTTCTATGAAATAGTCATGACCAGCTTTCTTATTCTGTGCCACTATTTTTATATCTTCTTTAGCCATGCTATCCACTCTTTCTTAGTTAATCTATCCTACCTATTATATTGCAAACAAGATATCTATGCTTTTATATTATAGCACATACAATTGCTATGTCAATACTGCCTGCTCAAAGCAAAAAATAAAGGCTAAGCTTCTGGCAATTCCTCCGGTACTGCAAGTGCAAAGTCGATTTCTCTTTTGTCTGGATTTGCAGCAACTACTTTAACATAAACTTCATCACCAATAGAAAATTTCTTTTTTGTATGTTCTCCAATCAAAGTATAATTTTCTGCATCAAAGTGGTAATAATCATCTTCAAGCAAGTCAACTTCTACCAACCCTTCTATTGTATTGTCAAGTTCAACAAAAAATCCATAATTAGTAATATTTGATATTATCCCTTTATAAATCTTTCCTACTTTATCCTGCATATACTCTACTTTTTTTAAAGTCTCTATTTCACGTTCAGCCATTTCC
This is a stretch of genomic DNA from Aceticella autotrophica. It encodes these proteins:
- a CDS encoding glutamine synthetase III; the protein is MTDNILSTIYGSNVFNDAVMRERLPKATYNALRKTIDEGLPLDPAVAEVVANAMKDWAIEKGATHFTHWFQPLTGITAEKHDSFISPTIDGKVITIFSGKELIKGEPDASSFPSGGLRATFEARGYTAWDCTSPAFVKDNILYIPTAFCSYTGEALDLKTPLLRSSEALSKQALRILRLFKNNTAKRVITTVGPEQEYFLIDKKLYDKRKDLILTGRTLFGAKSPKGQEMEDHYFGSIKEKVFSFMQELNRELWKLGISAKTEHNEVAPSQHELAPVYDTTNIATDHNQLTMEMMKKIALRHGLVCLLHEKPFAGVNGSGKHNNWSMSTDDGLNLLDPGKTPHENEQFLIFLCAVIKAIDEYADLLRVSCASPGNDHRLGANEAPPAIISIFLGEQLTDILEQIANGGATNSKQGGTLKIGVTTLPELPKDSTDRNRTSPFAFTGNKFEFRMVGSSSSIATANYILNTIVAEALSQISDRLEKADNFDKEVEAILQEIIKEHKKVIFNGNGYSNEWIEEAEKRGLPNIRSMVDAIPVLLKEKNVAVMEKHGVLSKVELESRYEILLEKYIKTINIEALTMLDMAKRQILPAAIKFATKIAESINSIKETGLNLETKPQEELLKEVSSLTAEFKKRITILEDAVNGAAKIEDDTFKLASYYRDEIFEKMNSLREIGDQLETIVDAEIWPLPTYADMLFNV
- the smpB gene encoding SsrA-binding protein SmpB, which translates into the protein MAKEDIKIVAQNKKAGHDYFIEDTYEAGIVLTGTEVKSVRMGKVNLKDGFARIVNNEVYLYNMHISPYEKGNIFNKDPLRTRKLLLNRHEINKLMGYVTQKGYTLIPTKVYLKHGLIKIEIAVAVGKKLYDKREAVAKKDAKREIEKHFKERQYI